The DNA sequence GTTGACTCCGGGGGAAGGGGTTGGTGGTAGGGTTTGTGTAGGTTATCATCATATTAATAAAGGTCaacaaaaaaggagaaaaagagaGAAATCTGTTATACTTGAGCGATAGAAAGAAAGAAATAATTTCAGTTCCTCTCTTAAATGCTGTACGTCCTCAACTATTCCAATATTACAACATAGAAACGGCTATTGTCTGGAGGTACCAGGCAAGAGAATAttatggtgcatgctatttgtgAACCATGAACAATTTAAGTAGCATAGGGGATTCAAGGACGACAAAGGTTTGAAATGAAAAACTGCTGCTACTTTATTCTTTCAAATTGATTTCGTAATTTCCAGTGAAGGTTTTACCATAATTAATAAGAGGATATGTAGAAATTTATCTGGCAATAGTACTCAATTTTCGCTGCTGTTAAGTAGATTGGGGTGCACCGACTAAATGCAGGCTATGTTATAGTTAGATATAGATTTAATTTTATCTGCCCTGAAAATAGCAACACAAGCAACAATATAAAATGTAGGCAAAAGAAGATATGCAACTTACATCTTTCCTATAAATTGCCCCCTGGAAATAAACCAATATATCACGCTGTCTAAAAGAGGGCGAGTTCTCAGCATCTAATGTCCTGACCATATGTTTGTAAGGAGCAATCACATCCTTTTCAATGTTTGCTGTTTCAGCTCGGTACCTTCCAAAATCTGCAAGGACAAACATGGCTGATCCCAACTTCTTTCTTGCAACCAACATGCTATTGGGATGGTGAGCGACAATCAGATGATCCGCCCCACCCTTTAACTTCCACTCATCTCTACTTCTTAAATATTCCACCACTCTATCCTGTAGTATTCTATTTAGACTTACCTTCTCCTTCCCATGAGGCTTAGAATGCCGATTGTAACTCAAAGACGAAAAAAAAGCCACAAAAATCACATCGGCTTCACTTGAATTCTGCACTCTAATAGCAGTGCATGGTCTAGTAATATTTGGTATATTTGAAGATAGAAGGTCAAGTGTAAGCCAATATTCGATGCTATGCTGTAAATTTAAGCCGCCAGGGTATGAGGGTACTTGACCCTGTATACCAACATTAGGCCACATTTCATTCCCACTTCCTTTCCAACCTAATAGCCCAAAGTGAAATTCAGGGGGTAAGTCATGCATATACACCCTAAGAAGAGCTTGTTTCGCGTCACAAGCTTTATTAACTCCTACTCCAGCTGAACTGTTGCTGGAACTGGATGTTTGACACGCTACCTCTTGGCTTTTCAAGCTTTGTTCAGAAGAAGTTTCAGGGGTCAAGAAAGGGGTTTTAGATTCTCCACTTGTGACACTCGAGGTCGAGTAAAGGGAAGTAGTATTAACAAGAATTAACCTAAACACTGATCTTGGTATGAAAGAATTGTCAGCAAATTGAAGAAGGGACAATGAAGAAACTACCAAAACGAAAACCGAAATAGCTATTAAACAAGATAGAAACCTGGATGCTAGCATGCTCTTTTCAAGAAACAATGACATTTTTTAAGCTAAAGAGATTTATGCCAACAATACTGATATAAGAAAAATTAGTATCTGCTTTTTCATTCACACAAATTCAGCAGGCACTAACTACTTTCATAAACCCCTCAAGGTTTTCCAAGAACCAAAATTGGTAAAGTTGAGATTTTTCACCACCTAAATTTAGCTCCTAAAATCcataaagtttgaatctttaacCAGAATTTATGCTTTTATACTGCAGAAGAAGCTAATATATACCTGCAATaccaaagaaaaataaggaagcaagaTTTATCAGACATGCATTAGCTGCAGAATTAAAAAAgccataaaaaaaaaaactttgtcAGCTGAAAAACAGATTATATTTACCTTTTATGATCTACTGAACAAGAAAAACCAAACCCAAattgagaaaaaaagaaaaacatgaaTCTTGATGATTTGCAAAACCGAATATTTAATTCTAATAAGGGTCATCAAGATTCATAGATATTCAAGAAAGGAAATACTCAGCTAAAAGTTGAAAGAGGAGTACCAGGTAAAGTTGATAGTACTTTCACATGGTTAGTCTGACCAGTTCCAGGCTTAAAAGGACCGATTCTTGGGATTGTTGGGTACAAAATATATTCCTTAAGCTTTCTTTTAATAGCCTTTAATATACTCTAAGTTAATACCCCATTTGATTTAATTAATGTCCATGTTAAAAATTGCAACTTTTGGAGAGGACTAAGAATGAAGTAACAGCTGGTGTAGTTGATTTTTGTGACCTCTACTTTTCTTGTGCCTTACCCACACCGCCATTCAGTGGCGGAGGTGTAAAATGACATCCTTAGCGAAGAAAATATATTGTGTAGctagataaaaaaataaattatatatgtatatacagGAGCGGAGCTATAGTTATGGGTACGGGTTCGGGCAAATCCAATAACTTTTTTCAGAATTCTGTATttgtattaaaatatttattaaatctatataaatatatactgccgAACCCAGTAACAAAAGGGGTCTTGGTTCAACGGTAAAGGTTATGGGTTTGTTGGAAAAGATGGGGGTTTGATTCCCCCTAgaagtaatattttattttaaaatttagaacccaCACACTTAAATCTCTAGCTCCGCCTCTGtgtatatactatatattgaCTCACCTTAATTTCTTGatatatttacttttatatattttgacacacCTTAACGTAAATTTGATTTATTAGGGAAGACAAGATTCGCTTTAACCAATACGGTAATAACACATGATGAGGTTTTTGTTTCTTTCTGGTAATAGGTTCCTTTGAGATTACGGAGTCAAAGGAATTACGTGTCAGAACACAGGCAGTTGATCAAAGGTAAACTAAtcttgattatttttgggtgatgGGTCCTATTGACCTTCTGAGTAGGATTTACGTTGTCATCACCGGCATATGATTCCAATGATATAATGAATATATGACATGTATCTTTAAATACATTATTAATATTAGCACTCGCACGGACGTTAATCATAtcaaatatttgaattatttggattctatataaataatcttaaaatttaaacgttctcgataaatatagataatcattggatattaattgagaaacactacatgaaaaaGATTAACCATTTCTCAAATCTCCTTGTTATaattctattttcttttttggtaTCATTTTCTCCGGTGTCATTGGATCGTAAAAATAGTCAGGAAACAAAATAgtaactcatatttatggcaaaacaATCAAATGTTAAGACTATGAAGGACTCTTTGGATACGACTTGACTCTTTACTactacttgaactcttatttggtatgttgatatctttcaaaaattatttctattttaaaattccagtttctaaaactttatttttcaataataattatttctataataatgtaagtgaaaatattatACTTAATTCAAAACTCaggctatctaaaaatttaaataattcttTAGCCAGTGAATTATTTTTTCCAGTCtgactccattttgatatttgacactaaccatgttaaatatttgagttatttgaattatatgtaaataaacttaaaatttaaaccttctagataattatagataatcgttcgatattaattaagaaacactacGTGAAAAAAGACTAATATTTTCTCAAATGTCGTAGTGATAATTTTGTTTTCCACACCATTCTCATTGGTGTCATTGGAACATAAAAATAATCATGAAGCGAAATAATAACTTGTATTTATAGCAAAGCACAAAGGTTGACACAATATGAACGACTCTTTGGTTACGACGTGACTCTTTTACTacgacttgaactcttatttggtatgttattttctttcaaaaaatatttctattttgaattcaatttctaaaactttatatatatttcaataatgATTATCTTTATAATGATGCAAGTGAAGATATTATCCTCAATTTTAAAAACACTTTAATCGGCTATCTAAAATTTTAAGTGATGCTTTAGCCGGTGAAACTTTATTTCAGTATGACTCTATCTTGAGTTTAATAATGTCTCTAGccacatattttgaattttgaataggTTTTGTTCGTTGAATTGTTACATGTTAATTAATTGATTGTTATTATATAACATTGCATATATTATCTTAAAATTTCCAAGTAATATTTTTT is a window from the Nicotiana tomentosiformis chromosome 10, ASM39032v3, whole genome shotgun sequence genome containing:
- the LOC104102886 gene encoding probable arabinosyltransferase ARAD2, whose product is MSLFLEKSMLASRFLSCLIAISVFVLVVSSLSLLQFADNSFIPRSVFRLILVNTTSLYSTSSVTSGESKTPFLTPETSSEQSLKSQEVACQTSSSSNSSAGVGVNKACDAKQALLRVYMHDLPPEFHFGLLGWKGSGNEMWPNVGIQGQVPSYPGGLNLQHSIEYWLTLDLLSSNIPNITRPCTAIRVQNSSEADVIFVAFFSSLSYNRHSKPHGKEKVSLNRILQDRVVEYLRSRDEWKLKGGADHLIVAHHPNSMLVARKKLGSAMFVLADFGRYRAETANIEKDVIAPYKHMVRTLDAENSPSFRQRDILVYFQGAIYRKDGGTIRQELYYLLKDEKDVHFTFGSIRSNGVREAGRGMASSKFCLNIAGDTPSSNRLFDAIASHCVPVIISDDIELPFEDVIDYSKFCIFVRSSDAVKKGYLLNFLRGIKEDQWTKMWKRLKELTKHFEYQHPSQPNDAVDMIWQAISRKLSFIQLKAHRNNRYHSSQLFLKDR